A section of the Devosia rhizoryzae genome encodes:
- a CDS encoding peptide chain release factor 3: MSMINVAEAAPRSTAEPFRLRRTFAIISHPDAGKTTLTERLLAAAGAIQQAGAVRGKAGQRSTRSDWMEMEQQRGISITSSVMTFDYDGLTLNLLDTPGHSDFSEDTYRTLTAVDAAIMVIDAAKGIESQTLKLFEVCRLRDIPIITFINKVDREGLAPLDLIDEIQSKLALDLTPVLWPIGQGVDFSGYMDLIEKRVVTPQGKTLAEFEALEDLLDVSELADNPVFMTALETLEMAQAMLPEFDLETFHQGHLSPVLFGSALKGVSVAELLRTLGDWGPEPRPQPALPAPIAPEEKKVTGFVFKVQANMDANHRDRIAFVRLCSGTFERGMRLKNVRSGKDMAVSNPMFFFGNNRELAEEAVAGDIVGIPNHGTLSVGDTLTEGANINVTGIPNFAPEIIRRVRLTDHMKTKQMSKALSDLAEEGVTQVFRRMVGADWIVGVVGQLQLEVLASRVAKEYGVPITFETLGYEVARWVESDDPEELKRFIAAQKVNMAEDRTEAPVFLAQNAWWADRAKQDWPKIRFLTTKERH, from the coding sequence ATGTCCATGATAAACGTTGCCGAGGCTGCGCCCCGGTCCACAGCCGAGCCGTTTCGTTTGCGTCGCACCTTTGCGATCATCTCGCACCCTGACGCCGGCAAGACGACGCTGACCGAGCGCTTGCTCGCCGCGGCTGGCGCCATCCAGCAGGCCGGCGCCGTGCGCGGCAAGGCAGGGCAGCGTTCGACCCGTTCGGACTGGATGGAAATGGAGCAGCAGCGCGGCATTTCCATCACCTCCTCAGTAATGACCTTTGATTATGACGGGCTGACGCTCAACCTCCTTGATACGCCGGGCCACTCGGACTTTTCCGAGGACACGTATCGTACGCTAACGGCGGTGGACGCGGCGATCATGGTGATCGACGCGGCCAAGGGTATCGAGTCGCAGACGCTGAAGCTTTTCGAGGTCTGCCGCCTGCGCGACATTCCGATCATCACCTTCATCAACAAGGTGGATCGCGAGGGCCTGGCGCCGCTCGACCTGATCGATGAAATCCAGAGCAAGCTGGCGCTCGACCTGACGCCGGTGCTTTGGCCCATCGGGCAGGGGGTGGATTTTTCCGGCTATATGGACCTCATCGAAAAGCGGGTGGTGACGCCGCAGGGCAAGACGCTGGCCGAGTTCGAGGCGCTGGAAGACCTGCTCGATGTGTCCGAGCTTGCCGACAATCCGGTATTTATGACGGCGCTCGAAACGCTGGAAATGGCGCAGGCCATGTTGCCGGAATTCGACCTCGAGACTTTCCATCAGGGCCATCTCAGCCCCGTGCTGTTCGGCTCGGCGCTGAAGGGCGTATCGGTGGCCGAGCTGCTGCGCACGCTTGGCGACTGGGGTCCGGAGCCGCGGCCGCAGCCGGCTTTGCCGGCTCCGATCGCACCGGAGGAGAAGAAGGTTACGGGCTTCGTCTTCAAGGTCCAGGCGAACATGGACGCCAATCACCGTGACCGCATTGCCTTCGTGCGGCTTTGCTCGGGCACGTTCGAGCGTGGCATGCGGCTCAAGAATGTGCGCTCGGGCAAGGACATGGCGGTCTCGAACCCGATGTTCTTTTTCGGCAATAATCGCGAACTGGCCGAGGAAGCTGTGGCTGGTGACATTGTCGGCATTCCCAATCACGGCACGCTCTCGGTGGGCGATACGTTGACGGAAGGCGCCAACATCAATGTGACGGGCATCCCCAACTTTGCGCCGGAAATCATCCGGCGCGTGCGGCTGACCGATCACATGAAGACCAAACAGATGAGCAAGGCGCTGTCCGACCTTGCTGAAGAGGGCGTGACCCAGGTGTTCCGGCGCATGGTGGGCGCGGACTGGATCGTGGGCGTCGTTGGTCAGCTGCAGCTCGAGGTTCTGGCGTCGCGCGTTGCCAAGGAATATGGCGTACCGATCACCTTCGAGACGCTGGGCTATGAAGTGGCGCGTTGGGTCGAGAGTGACGATCCGGAGGAACTGAAGCGCTTCATTGCGGCGCAGAAGGTCAATATGGCCGAGGACCGGACCGAGGCTCCGGTGTTTCTGGCGCAGAATGCGTGGTGGGCAGACCGGGCGAAGCAGGACTGGCCCAAGATCCGCTTCTTGACGACCAAGGAACGGCATTGA